The following are encoded in a window of Cucurbita pepo subsp. pepo cultivar mu-cu-16 chromosome LG12, ASM280686v2, whole genome shotgun sequence genomic DNA:
- the LOC111807659 gene encoding uncharacterized protein LOC111807659 isoform X4, whose product MCLSAKELEELLMDTGNKLLNPPSSIDALLNALDKAECLLSNLEQSPMRSMREALRPLMKALISDELLKHSEEDVKVTVTSCITEITRITAPDAPYDDDKMKVIFQLTLEAFRKLSNVSGRGYTKALSIIDAVAKVRSCLMMLDLECEGLILEMFQNFMKLIRSNHPPAVFSAMETIMTNVLEESEEISSDLLRPILASVRKENKEAASISWKLGEKVMSNCATKLQPYLMGAVQSLGASLDDYAPIVISICQNGTDSVGAGNHSENAKNEEKGMNSNEATLVAQTHMPNASIEENPRTDAASESLISNGTGAARNGNILKASSRKSQKRSEQSKTTETKIPDSVESTKAEDTLDLVPKKRGRKPNSLMNPDEGYDHYWIGKGRERFRLSNCKKSNDQETKFSPVSLRVDKTSLPTEINENMKKMEEVARARSTKSKVVKSKQDKTTEFSPVSPRQEKPSSPTEVEKESSAHAEEKRIRPEDEVVNENTKKMVEKSQGRSKKSKVGKPKKDTALIDPGYVVSEENVSVPSDYEEKRSVHLVMKLRVKNTNGDESVVQNDVIVKSKDTNMDKNIHNPSTCEAKDSRSARLEGDDYSEETSHEKATRKRAIVEKEVMDISSAKEELVGRRIKVWWPLDRKFYEGVVHSFDPVKKRHKVSYDDGDEEILNLKTQRYELIGAEALLLGDEEMDVPKSEASSDILRKRKRKRKNKSESDKEEINGSSTRRGRASAKRKSEAKSSTLSKKAANSSMLDDGGSINNSTKGNDKNLVNLIKNSRLRITLKSKPNGGRD is encoded by the exons ATGTGCTTGTCCGCGAAAGAGCTCGAGGAGCTGCTCATGGATACTGGTAACAAGCTCCTAAACCCTCCTTCTTCCATTGATGCCCTTCTCAATGCTCTCGAT AAAGCTGAGTGTCTATTATCAAATCTGGAGCAATCGCCAATGCGATCGATGCGAGAGGCGCTCCGGCCATTAATGAAGGCGTTAATTTCCGATGAGCTTTTGAAGCATTCAGAAGAGGATGTGAAGGTTACAGTAACATCCTGCATTACTGAGATTACGAGAATAACAGCGCCAGATGCTccttatgatgatgataaaatGAAG GTGATTTTTCAGTTGACTTTAGAAGCATTTAGAAAGTTGTCAAATGTATCAGGTCGTGGTTATACGAAGGCGTTATCGATTATCGATGCTGTTGCTAAGGTCCGTTCATGCTTGATGATGCTGGATCTGGAATGTGAGGGTTTGATTCTTGAGATGTTCCAGAATTTCATGAAACTCATTAG GTCCAACCATCCACCTGCTGTTTTTTCAGCCATGGAAACCATTATGACAAATGTGTTAgaagaaagtgaagaaatcTCCTCAGATCTTCTCAGGCCTATTTTAGCTAGTGtcagaaaggaaaataaa GAAGCCGCTTCGATTTCATGGAAATTGGGCGAAAAGGTTATGTCGAACTGTGCTACTAAGCTCCAGCCCTATCTTATGGGTGCAGTTCAGTCTCTTGGTGCTTCTTTGGATGACTACGCCCCGATTGTTATTTCGATATGCCAAAACGGAACTGATAGCGTTGGTGCTGGGAATCATTCG GAAAATGCAAAGAACGAGGAGAAGGGGATGAATTCAAACGAGGCAACGCTG GTGGCGCAGACGCATATGCCAAATGCAAGTATTGAAGAGAATCCTCGAACTGATGCTGCTTCAGAATCATTGATATCCAATGGTACAGGTGCAGCCAGGAATGGCAACATACTGAAGGCATCGTCGAGAAAATCACAAAAACGTAGTGAACAGTCAAAAACGACAGAAACCAAAATACCTGACAGTGTAGAGTCTACGAAGGCAGAGGACACGTTAGACCTTGTACCGAAGAAACGAGGCAGGAAACCCAACTCGTTAATGAATCCAGATGAAGGCTATGATCATTATTGGATTGGAAAAGGACGGGAACGGTTCAGGCTATCCAATTGCAAAAAGTCCAATGACCAAGAAACTAAATTTTCTCCTGTAAGCCTAAGAGTGGACAAGACTTCTTTGCCAACAGAGATAAATGAGAACATGAAAAAGATGGAAGAAGTAGCTCGAGCTCGGTCAACGAAATCAAAAGTTGTTAAGTCTAAGCAGGATAAAACAACTGAATTTTCTCCTGTAAGCCCAAGACAAGAAAAGCCTTCTTCGCCAACCGAGGTAGAGAAGGAGTCTTCTGCACATGCTGAAGAGAAACGTATACGACCTGAAGATGAAGTGGTAAATGAGAATACGAAGAAGATGGTAGAAAAATCTCAGGGAAGGTCAAAGAAATCTAAAGTTGGTAAGCCTAAGAAGGATACAGCACTCATTGATCCCGGATACGTTGTTTCAGAAGAGAACGTTTCTGTTCCCTCTGATTACGAAGAAAAACGGTCAGTGCACTTGGTTATGAAGCTGAGAGTGAAGAACACCAACGGGGACGAGTCGGTAGTCCAAAACGACGTTATAGTGAAATCTAAAGATACTAATATGGATAAGAATATTCATAATCCATCAACCTGTGAg GCAAAGGATTCCAGATCGGCCAGGTTAGAGGGTGACGATTACTCGGAAGAAACCTCCCACGAAAAAGCTACAAGGAAGCGTGCCATTGTGGAAAAAGAG GTAATGGACATATCAAGTGCTAAAGAGGAACTGGTTGGTAGGAGAATAAAGGTTTGGTGGCCCCTGGACAGGAA gTTTTATGAAGGTGTTGTTCATAGCTTTGACCCAGTGAAGAAAAGGCACAAG gtGTCATACGACGATGGCgatgaagaaatattaaaCCTCAAAACGCAACGATATGAGCTAATTGGTGCCGAGGCTCTGCTACTTGGA GATGAGGAGATGGATGTCCCAAAATCCGAAGCTTCATCTGATAT ACTGcgaaagaggaaaaggaaaaggaaaaacaagtCAGAATCAGACAAGGAGGAAATAAACGGTTCTTCAACCAGAAG GGGTAGAGCTTCAGCCAAGAGGAAATCGGAAGCTAAATCATCGACGTTGAGCAAGAAAGCTGCCAACAGTTCCATGCTCGACGATGGAGGGAGCATCAATAATAGTACAAAAGGAAATGATAAAAACCTCGTAAACTTGATAAAAAACAGTAGACTAAGGATTACCTTAAAGTCCAAGCCGAATGGTGGCCGGGATTAA
- the LOC111807659 gene encoding uncharacterized protein LOC111807659 isoform X1 — MCLSAKELEELLMDTGNKLLNPPSSIDALLNALDKAECLLSNLEQSPMRSMREALRPLMKALISDELLKHSEEDVKVTVTSCITEITRITAPDAPYDDDKMKVIFQLTLEAFRKLSNVSGRGYTKALSIIDAVAKVRSCLMMLDLECEGLILEMFQNFMKLIRSNHPPAVFSAMETIMTNVLEESEEISSDLLRPILASVRKENKEAASISWKLGEKVMSNCATKLQPYLMGAVQSLGASLDDYAPIVISICQNGTDSVGAGNHSENAKNEEKGMNSNEATLVAQTHMPNASIEENPRTDAASESLISNGTGAARNGNILKASSRKSQKRSEQSKTTETKIPDSVESTKAEDTLDLVPKKRGRKPNSLMNPDEGYDHYWIGKGRERFRLSNCKKSNDQETKFSPVSLRVDKTSLPTEINENMKKMEEVARARSTKSKVVKSKQDKTTEFSPVSPRQEKPSSPTEVEKESSAHAEEKRIRPEDEVVNENTKKMVEKSQGRSKKSKVGKPKKDTALIDPGYVVSEENVSVPSDYEEKRSVHLVMKLRVKNTNGDESVVQNDVIVKSKDTNMDKNIHNPSTCEAKDSRSARLEGDDYSEETSHEKATRKRAIVEKEVMDISSAKEELVGRRIKVWWPLDRKFYEGVVHSFDPVKKRHKVSYDDGDEEILNLKTQRYELIGAEALLLGLIQDEEMDVPKSEASSDIRLRKRKRKRKNKSESDKEEINGSSTRRGRASAKRKSEAKSSTLSKKAANSSMLDDGGSINNSTKGNDKNLVNLIKNSRLRITLKSKPNGGRD, encoded by the exons ATGTGCTTGTCCGCGAAAGAGCTCGAGGAGCTGCTCATGGATACTGGTAACAAGCTCCTAAACCCTCCTTCTTCCATTGATGCCCTTCTCAATGCTCTCGAT AAAGCTGAGTGTCTATTATCAAATCTGGAGCAATCGCCAATGCGATCGATGCGAGAGGCGCTCCGGCCATTAATGAAGGCGTTAATTTCCGATGAGCTTTTGAAGCATTCAGAAGAGGATGTGAAGGTTACAGTAACATCCTGCATTACTGAGATTACGAGAATAACAGCGCCAGATGCTccttatgatgatgataaaatGAAG GTGATTTTTCAGTTGACTTTAGAAGCATTTAGAAAGTTGTCAAATGTATCAGGTCGTGGTTATACGAAGGCGTTATCGATTATCGATGCTGTTGCTAAGGTCCGTTCATGCTTGATGATGCTGGATCTGGAATGTGAGGGTTTGATTCTTGAGATGTTCCAGAATTTCATGAAACTCATTAG GTCCAACCATCCACCTGCTGTTTTTTCAGCCATGGAAACCATTATGACAAATGTGTTAgaagaaagtgaagaaatcTCCTCAGATCTTCTCAGGCCTATTTTAGCTAGTGtcagaaaggaaaataaa GAAGCCGCTTCGATTTCATGGAAATTGGGCGAAAAGGTTATGTCGAACTGTGCTACTAAGCTCCAGCCCTATCTTATGGGTGCAGTTCAGTCTCTTGGTGCTTCTTTGGATGACTACGCCCCGATTGTTATTTCGATATGCCAAAACGGAACTGATAGCGTTGGTGCTGGGAATCATTCG GAAAATGCAAAGAACGAGGAGAAGGGGATGAATTCAAACGAGGCAACGCTG GTGGCGCAGACGCATATGCCAAATGCAAGTATTGAAGAGAATCCTCGAACTGATGCTGCTTCAGAATCATTGATATCCAATGGTACAGGTGCAGCCAGGAATGGCAACATACTGAAGGCATCGTCGAGAAAATCACAAAAACGTAGTGAACAGTCAAAAACGACAGAAACCAAAATACCTGACAGTGTAGAGTCTACGAAGGCAGAGGACACGTTAGACCTTGTACCGAAGAAACGAGGCAGGAAACCCAACTCGTTAATGAATCCAGATGAAGGCTATGATCATTATTGGATTGGAAAAGGACGGGAACGGTTCAGGCTATCCAATTGCAAAAAGTCCAATGACCAAGAAACTAAATTTTCTCCTGTAAGCCTAAGAGTGGACAAGACTTCTTTGCCAACAGAGATAAATGAGAACATGAAAAAGATGGAAGAAGTAGCTCGAGCTCGGTCAACGAAATCAAAAGTTGTTAAGTCTAAGCAGGATAAAACAACTGAATTTTCTCCTGTAAGCCCAAGACAAGAAAAGCCTTCTTCGCCAACCGAGGTAGAGAAGGAGTCTTCTGCACATGCTGAAGAGAAACGTATACGACCTGAAGATGAAGTGGTAAATGAGAATACGAAGAAGATGGTAGAAAAATCTCAGGGAAGGTCAAAGAAATCTAAAGTTGGTAAGCCTAAGAAGGATACAGCACTCATTGATCCCGGATACGTTGTTTCAGAAGAGAACGTTTCTGTTCCCTCTGATTACGAAGAAAAACGGTCAGTGCACTTGGTTATGAAGCTGAGAGTGAAGAACACCAACGGGGACGAGTCGGTAGTCCAAAACGACGTTATAGTGAAATCTAAAGATACTAATATGGATAAGAATATTCATAATCCATCAACCTGTGAg GCAAAGGATTCCAGATCGGCCAGGTTAGAGGGTGACGATTACTCGGAAGAAACCTCCCACGAAAAAGCTACAAGGAAGCGTGCCATTGTGGAAAAAGAG GTAATGGACATATCAAGTGCTAAAGAGGAACTGGTTGGTAGGAGAATAAAGGTTTGGTGGCCCCTGGACAGGAA gTTTTATGAAGGTGTTGTTCATAGCTTTGACCCAGTGAAGAAAAGGCACAAG gtGTCATACGACGATGGCgatgaagaaatattaaaCCTCAAAACGCAACGATATGAGCTAATTGGTGCCGAGGCTCTGCTACTTGGA CTGATACAGGATGAGGAGATGGATGTCCCAAAATCCGAAGCTTCATCTGATAT tAGACTGcgaaagaggaaaaggaaaaggaaaaacaagtCAGAATCAGACAAGGAGGAAATAAACGGTTCTTCAACCAGAAG GGGTAGAGCTTCAGCCAAGAGGAAATCGGAAGCTAAATCATCGACGTTGAGCAAGAAAGCTGCCAACAGTTCCATGCTCGACGATGGAGGGAGCATCAATAATAGTACAAAAGGAAATGATAAAAACCTCGTAAACTTGATAAAAAACAGTAGACTAAGGATTACCTTAAAGTCCAAGCCGAATGGTGGCCGGGATTAA
- the LOC111807659 gene encoding uncharacterized protein LOC111807659 isoform X3, whose amino-acid sequence MCLSAKELEELLMDTGNKLLNPPSSIDALLNALDKAECLLSNLEQSPMRSMREALRPLMKALISDELLKHSEEDVKVTVTSCITEITRITAPDAPYDDDKMKVIFQLTLEAFRKLSNVSGRGYTKALSIIDAVAKVRSCLMMLDLECEGLILEMFQNFMKLIRSNHPPAVFSAMETIMTNVLEESEEISSDLLRPILASVRKENKEAASISWKLGEKVMSNCATKLQPYLMGAVQSLGASLDDYAPIVISICQNGTDSVGAGNHSENAKNEEKGMNSNEATLVAQTHMPNASIEENPRTDAASESLISNGTGAARNGNILKASSRKSQKRSEQSKTTETKIPDSVESTKAEDTLDLVPKKRGRKPNSLMNPDEGYDHYWIGKGRERFRLSNCKKSNDQETKFSPVSLRVDKTSLPTEINENMKKMEEVARARSTKSKVVKSKQDKTTEFSPVSPRQEKPSSPTEVEKESSAHAEEKRIRPEDEVVNENTKKMVEKSQGRSKKSKVGKPKKDTALIDPGYVVSEENVSVPSDYEEKRSVHLVMKLRVKNTNGDESVVQNDVIVKSKDTNMDKNIHNPSTCEAKDSRSARLEGDDYSEETSHEKATRKRAIVEKEVMDISSAKEELVGRRIKVWWPLDRKFYEGVVHSFDPVKKRHKVSYDDGDEEILNLKTQRYELIGAEALLLGDEEMDVPKSEASSDIRLRKRKRKRKNKSESDKEEINGSSTRRGRASAKRKSEAKSSTLSKKAANSSMLDDGGSINNSTKGNDKNLVNLIKNSRLRITLKSKPNGGRD is encoded by the exons ATGTGCTTGTCCGCGAAAGAGCTCGAGGAGCTGCTCATGGATACTGGTAACAAGCTCCTAAACCCTCCTTCTTCCATTGATGCCCTTCTCAATGCTCTCGAT AAAGCTGAGTGTCTATTATCAAATCTGGAGCAATCGCCAATGCGATCGATGCGAGAGGCGCTCCGGCCATTAATGAAGGCGTTAATTTCCGATGAGCTTTTGAAGCATTCAGAAGAGGATGTGAAGGTTACAGTAACATCCTGCATTACTGAGATTACGAGAATAACAGCGCCAGATGCTccttatgatgatgataaaatGAAG GTGATTTTTCAGTTGACTTTAGAAGCATTTAGAAAGTTGTCAAATGTATCAGGTCGTGGTTATACGAAGGCGTTATCGATTATCGATGCTGTTGCTAAGGTCCGTTCATGCTTGATGATGCTGGATCTGGAATGTGAGGGTTTGATTCTTGAGATGTTCCAGAATTTCATGAAACTCATTAG GTCCAACCATCCACCTGCTGTTTTTTCAGCCATGGAAACCATTATGACAAATGTGTTAgaagaaagtgaagaaatcTCCTCAGATCTTCTCAGGCCTATTTTAGCTAGTGtcagaaaggaaaataaa GAAGCCGCTTCGATTTCATGGAAATTGGGCGAAAAGGTTATGTCGAACTGTGCTACTAAGCTCCAGCCCTATCTTATGGGTGCAGTTCAGTCTCTTGGTGCTTCTTTGGATGACTACGCCCCGATTGTTATTTCGATATGCCAAAACGGAACTGATAGCGTTGGTGCTGGGAATCATTCG GAAAATGCAAAGAACGAGGAGAAGGGGATGAATTCAAACGAGGCAACGCTG GTGGCGCAGACGCATATGCCAAATGCAAGTATTGAAGAGAATCCTCGAACTGATGCTGCTTCAGAATCATTGATATCCAATGGTACAGGTGCAGCCAGGAATGGCAACATACTGAAGGCATCGTCGAGAAAATCACAAAAACGTAGTGAACAGTCAAAAACGACAGAAACCAAAATACCTGACAGTGTAGAGTCTACGAAGGCAGAGGACACGTTAGACCTTGTACCGAAGAAACGAGGCAGGAAACCCAACTCGTTAATGAATCCAGATGAAGGCTATGATCATTATTGGATTGGAAAAGGACGGGAACGGTTCAGGCTATCCAATTGCAAAAAGTCCAATGACCAAGAAACTAAATTTTCTCCTGTAAGCCTAAGAGTGGACAAGACTTCTTTGCCAACAGAGATAAATGAGAACATGAAAAAGATGGAAGAAGTAGCTCGAGCTCGGTCAACGAAATCAAAAGTTGTTAAGTCTAAGCAGGATAAAACAACTGAATTTTCTCCTGTAAGCCCAAGACAAGAAAAGCCTTCTTCGCCAACCGAGGTAGAGAAGGAGTCTTCTGCACATGCTGAAGAGAAACGTATACGACCTGAAGATGAAGTGGTAAATGAGAATACGAAGAAGATGGTAGAAAAATCTCAGGGAAGGTCAAAGAAATCTAAAGTTGGTAAGCCTAAGAAGGATACAGCACTCATTGATCCCGGATACGTTGTTTCAGAAGAGAACGTTTCTGTTCCCTCTGATTACGAAGAAAAACGGTCAGTGCACTTGGTTATGAAGCTGAGAGTGAAGAACACCAACGGGGACGAGTCGGTAGTCCAAAACGACGTTATAGTGAAATCTAAAGATACTAATATGGATAAGAATATTCATAATCCATCAACCTGTGAg GCAAAGGATTCCAGATCGGCCAGGTTAGAGGGTGACGATTACTCGGAAGAAACCTCCCACGAAAAAGCTACAAGGAAGCGTGCCATTGTGGAAAAAGAG GTAATGGACATATCAAGTGCTAAAGAGGAACTGGTTGGTAGGAGAATAAAGGTTTGGTGGCCCCTGGACAGGAA gTTTTATGAAGGTGTTGTTCATAGCTTTGACCCAGTGAAGAAAAGGCACAAG gtGTCATACGACGATGGCgatgaagaaatattaaaCCTCAAAACGCAACGATATGAGCTAATTGGTGCCGAGGCTCTGCTACTTGGA GATGAGGAGATGGATGTCCCAAAATCCGAAGCTTCATCTGATAT tAGACTGcgaaagaggaaaaggaaaaggaaaaacaagtCAGAATCAGACAAGGAGGAAATAAACGGTTCTTCAACCAGAAG GGGTAGAGCTTCAGCCAAGAGGAAATCGGAAGCTAAATCATCGACGTTGAGCAAGAAAGCTGCCAACAGTTCCATGCTCGACGATGGAGGGAGCATCAATAATAGTACAAAAGGAAATGATAAAAACCTCGTAAACTTGATAAAAAACAGTAGACTAAGGATTACCTTAAAGTCCAAGCCGAATGGTGGCCGGGATTAA
- the LOC111807659 gene encoding uncharacterized protein LOC111807659 isoform X2, with product MCLSAKELEELLMDTGNKLLNPPSSIDALLNALDKAECLLSNLEQSPMRSMREALRPLMKALISDELLKHSEEDVKVTVTSCITEITRITAPDAPYDDDKMKVIFQLTLEAFRKLSNVSGRGYTKALSIIDAVAKVRSCLMMLDLECEGLILEMFQNFMKLIRSNHPPAVFSAMETIMTNVLEESEEISSDLLRPILASVRKENKEAASISWKLGEKVMSNCATKLQPYLMGAVQSLGASLDDYAPIVISICQNGTDSVGAGNHSENAKNEEKGMNSNEATLVAQTHMPNASIEENPRTDAASESLISNGTGAARNGNILKASSRKSQKRSEQSKTTETKIPDSVESTKAEDTLDLVPKKRGRKPNSLMNPDEGYDHYWIGKGRERFRLSNCKKSNDQETKFSPVSLRVDKTSLPTEINENMKKMEEVARARSTKSKVVKSKQDKTTEFSPVSPRQEKPSSPTEVEKESSAHAEEKRIRPEDEVVNENTKKMVEKSQGRSKKSKVGKPKKDTALIDPGYVVSEENVSVPSDYEEKRSVHLVMKLRVKNTNGDESVVQNDVIVKSKDTNMDKNIHNPSTCEAKDSRSARLEGDDYSEETSHEKATRKRAIVEKEVMDISSAKEELVGRRIKVWWPLDRKFYEGVVHSFDPVKKRHKVSYDDGDEEILNLKTQRYELIGAEALLLGLIQDEEMDVPKSEASSDILRKRKRKRKNKSESDKEEINGSSTRRGRASAKRKSEAKSSTLSKKAANSSMLDDGGSINNSTKGNDKNLVNLIKNSRLRITLKSKPNGGRD from the exons ATGTGCTTGTCCGCGAAAGAGCTCGAGGAGCTGCTCATGGATACTGGTAACAAGCTCCTAAACCCTCCTTCTTCCATTGATGCCCTTCTCAATGCTCTCGAT AAAGCTGAGTGTCTATTATCAAATCTGGAGCAATCGCCAATGCGATCGATGCGAGAGGCGCTCCGGCCATTAATGAAGGCGTTAATTTCCGATGAGCTTTTGAAGCATTCAGAAGAGGATGTGAAGGTTACAGTAACATCCTGCATTACTGAGATTACGAGAATAACAGCGCCAGATGCTccttatgatgatgataaaatGAAG GTGATTTTTCAGTTGACTTTAGAAGCATTTAGAAAGTTGTCAAATGTATCAGGTCGTGGTTATACGAAGGCGTTATCGATTATCGATGCTGTTGCTAAGGTCCGTTCATGCTTGATGATGCTGGATCTGGAATGTGAGGGTTTGATTCTTGAGATGTTCCAGAATTTCATGAAACTCATTAG GTCCAACCATCCACCTGCTGTTTTTTCAGCCATGGAAACCATTATGACAAATGTGTTAgaagaaagtgaagaaatcTCCTCAGATCTTCTCAGGCCTATTTTAGCTAGTGtcagaaaggaaaataaa GAAGCCGCTTCGATTTCATGGAAATTGGGCGAAAAGGTTATGTCGAACTGTGCTACTAAGCTCCAGCCCTATCTTATGGGTGCAGTTCAGTCTCTTGGTGCTTCTTTGGATGACTACGCCCCGATTGTTATTTCGATATGCCAAAACGGAACTGATAGCGTTGGTGCTGGGAATCATTCG GAAAATGCAAAGAACGAGGAGAAGGGGATGAATTCAAACGAGGCAACGCTG GTGGCGCAGACGCATATGCCAAATGCAAGTATTGAAGAGAATCCTCGAACTGATGCTGCTTCAGAATCATTGATATCCAATGGTACAGGTGCAGCCAGGAATGGCAACATACTGAAGGCATCGTCGAGAAAATCACAAAAACGTAGTGAACAGTCAAAAACGACAGAAACCAAAATACCTGACAGTGTAGAGTCTACGAAGGCAGAGGACACGTTAGACCTTGTACCGAAGAAACGAGGCAGGAAACCCAACTCGTTAATGAATCCAGATGAAGGCTATGATCATTATTGGATTGGAAAAGGACGGGAACGGTTCAGGCTATCCAATTGCAAAAAGTCCAATGACCAAGAAACTAAATTTTCTCCTGTAAGCCTAAGAGTGGACAAGACTTCTTTGCCAACAGAGATAAATGAGAACATGAAAAAGATGGAAGAAGTAGCTCGAGCTCGGTCAACGAAATCAAAAGTTGTTAAGTCTAAGCAGGATAAAACAACTGAATTTTCTCCTGTAAGCCCAAGACAAGAAAAGCCTTCTTCGCCAACCGAGGTAGAGAAGGAGTCTTCTGCACATGCTGAAGAGAAACGTATACGACCTGAAGATGAAGTGGTAAATGAGAATACGAAGAAGATGGTAGAAAAATCTCAGGGAAGGTCAAAGAAATCTAAAGTTGGTAAGCCTAAGAAGGATACAGCACTCATTGATCCCGGATACGTTGTTTCAGAAGAGAACGTTTCTGTTCCCTCTGATTACGAAGAAAAACGGTCAGTGCACTTGGTTATGAAGCTGAGAGTGAAGAACACCAACGGGGACGAGTCGGTAGTCCAAAACGACGTTATAGTGAAATCTAAAGATACTAATATGGATAAGAATATTCATAATCCATCAACCTGTGAg GCAAAGGATTCCAGATCGGCCAGGTTAGAGGGTGACGATTACTCGGAAGAAACCTCCCACGAAAAAGCTACAAGGAAGCGTGCCATTGTGGAAAAAGAG GTAATGGACATATCAAGTGCTAAAGAGGAACTGGTTGGTAGGAGAATAAAGGTTTGGTGGCCCCTGGACAGGAA gTTTTATGAAGGTGTTGTTCATAGCTTTGACCCAGTGAAGAAAAGGCACAAG gtGTCATACGACGATGGCgatgaagaaatattaaaCCTCAAAACGCAACGATATGAGCTAATTGGTGCCGAGGCTCTGCTACTTGGA CTGATACAGGATGAGGAGATGGATGTCCCAAAATCCGAAGCTTCATCTGATAT ACTGcgaaagaggaaaaggaaaaggaaaaacaagtCAGAATCAGACAAGGAGGAAATAAACGGTTCTTCAACCAGAAG GGGTAGAGCTTCAGCCAAGAGGAAATCGGAAGCTAAATCATCGACGTTGAGCAAGAAAGCTGCCAACAGTTCCATGCTCGACGATGGAGGGAGCATCAATAATAGTACAAAAGGAAATGATAAAAACCTCGTAAACTTGATAAAAAACAGTAGACTAAGGATTACCTTAAAGTCCAAGCCGAATGGTGGCCGGGATTAA